Proteins encoded together in one Nostoc sp. PCC 7524 window:
- a CDS encoding diflavin flavoprotein, with translation MVTLTENTQIIPNPGLLTVQTVEIASETTAIRCLDWDRERFDIEFGLRNGTTYNSFLIKGEKIALVDTSHKKFEQLYLELITGLIDPNEIDYLIISHTEPDHSGLVKDILQLAPAITIVGAKVAIQFLENMVHQPFKSMLVKSGDRLDLGNGHELEFVSAPNLHWPDTIFTYDYKTGILYTCDVFGMHYCDDQTYDENFYSIEADFKYYYDCLMGPNARSVLAALKRIEKLDIKTVATGHGPLLQHHICEWIEKYQTWSLEQAKTETLVAAFYAEDYGYSEHLVRNIAHGCTKAGVAIELIDLNSAEPQEVTELVAQAAGLIIAMPPQSSATAQAALSTILAAVHHKQAIGLLESGGGEDEPVYPLRNKLQELGLTEAFPPVLVKEPPSQTIEKLCDEAGTDLGQWLTRDRTIKQIKSINSELEKALGRISGGLYIITTKKGEIQSAMFASWVTQASLNPLGVAIAVGKERAIESLMQLGDRFVLNVLAEGNYQGLMRHFLKRFPPGADRFADVKTYPAGNGAPILADALAYIECEITSRIDCGDHWIIYSTVQSGRVADINALTAVHHRKVGNHY, from the coding sequence ATGGTCACACTCACAGAAAATACTCAAATTATTCCTAATCCTGGTCTTTTGACGGTTCAGACTGTAGAAATAGCTAGCGAAACAACAGCTATTCGTTGTTTAGATTGGGATCGTGAGCGTTTTGATATCGAGTTTGGATTACGCAATGGCACAACCTATAATTCTTTCTTGATTAAAGGAGAAAAGATTGCTTTAGTTGATACTTCTCATAAAAAGTTTGAGCAGTTATATCTAGAGTTAATCACAGGATTAATTGATCCAAATGAAATAGATTACCTGATTATTAGCCACACAGAACCAGACCATAGTGGTTTAGTCAAAGATATTTTGCAATTAGCTCCGGCTATCACTATTGTTGGTGCAAAGGTAGCTATCCAATTTTTAGAAAATATGGTTCACCAGCCATTTAAATCCATGCTGGTAAAAAGTGGCGATCGCTTAGATTTAGGCAACGGTCATGAGTTAGAATTTGTCTCTGCCCCTAACTTACATTGGCCTGACACAATTTTCACCTACGACTATAAAACAGGTATTCTCTACACCTGTGATGTATTTGGAATGCACTATTGCGATGATCAGACCTATGATGAAAACTTCTATTCCATAGAAGCAGATTTTAAGTATTACTATGATTGTCTGATGGGGCCAAATGCCCGGTCAGTATTGGCAGCTTTAAAACGCATCGAAAAATTAGACATTAAAACCGTCGCCACAGGACACGGGCCTTTATTACAACATCACATCTGTGAATGGATAGAAAAATATCAAACTTGGAGTTTAGAACAAGCGAAAACAGAGACATTAGTGGCTGCATTCTATGCCGAAGATTATGGTTATAGTGAGCATTTAGTTCGCAATATAGCTCATGGATGTACAAAGGCGGGTGTAGCGATAGAATTAATCGACTTAAATAGTGCTGAACCCCAAGAAGTCACAGAATTAGTAGCACAAGCGGCCGGTTTAATTATTGCCATGCCACCCCAATCATCAGCCACAGCCCAAGCGGCTTTAAGTACAATTTTGGCAGCAGTACATCATAAACAAGCCATCGGTTTATTAGAGTCTGGTGGGGGAGAAGATGAACCTGTATATCCCTTACGCAATAAGTTGCAAGAGTTGGGTTTAACAGAAGCATTTCCACCAGTTTTAGTCAAAGAACCACCCAGCCAAACCATAGAAAAACTCTGTGATGAAGCGGGGACAGATCTGGGGCAATGGTTAACCCGCGATCGCACCATTAAACAAATCAAATCAATTAACAGTGAACTAGAAAAAGCCCTCGGACGCATTAGTGGGGGACTATATATTATCACCACCAAAAAAGGCGAAATTCAAAGTGCCATGTTTGCCTCCTGGGTGACACAAGCCAGCCTCAACCCATTAGGAGTAGCAATTGCAGTAGGGAAAGAACGAGCGATTGAATCCTTAATGCAATTAGGCGATCGCTTTGTGTTAAACGTCCTAGCAGAAGGCAACTATCAAGGCTTAATGAGACATTTCCTCAAACGTTTCCCCCCTGGTGCAGACCGATTTGCTGATGTGAAGACATACCCGGCTGGCAATGGTGCGCCCATACTTGCAGACGCTTTAGCCTACATAGAATGTGAAATCACCAGTCGCATAGACTGCGGCGATCATTGGATTATCTACAGCACAGTGCAAAGCGGCAGAGTCGCCGATATCAACGCACTCACCGCAGTTCATCACCGCAAAGTTGGAAATCATTATTAG
- a CDS encoding phosphate-starvation-inducible PsiE family protein, which produces MYKPIEDNALSAYEINRSRIVRSLELIQDVIVISLCIGLFSFMAIQVRDMFLSLLPPLDFHVVTADILFLLILVELFRLLIIYLQEQRISIGVAVEVSIVSVLREIIVKGVLEISWSQVLATCAFLLVLSVLLVVRVWLPPTFEGIDPEQNISQRYKNRIVRD; this is translated from the coding sequence ATGTATAAACCCATAGAAGATAACGCCCTGTCTGCCTATGAAATCAATCGCAGCCGCATTGTTCGCAGTTTGGAACTTATCCAAGATGTGATTGTGATTTCCTTGTGTATCGGGTTATTTAGTTTCATGGCAATTCAGGTGAGAGATATGTTTCTCTCCCTGCTTCCGCCCCTAGACTTTCATGTTGTGACAGCCGATATTTTATTTCTGCTCATCTTGGTAGAGTTATTTCGCCTACTGATTATTTATCTCCAAGAACAACGCATTTCTATCGGCGTAGCTGTTGAAGTCTCCATTGTTTCCGTTTTACGAGAAATCATTGTCAAAGGTGTACTAGAAATCTCTTGGAGTCAAGTTCTAGCCACTTGTGCCTTCCTCTTAGTTCTCAGCGTACTTTTAGTTGTACGAGTTTGGCTACCCCCGACCTTTGAAGGTATTGACCCAGAACAAAACATATCCCAACGTTATAAAAACCGCATTGTAAGGGACTAG
- a CDS encoding diflavin flavoprotein has product MTISTPIRPRDVQVAEIGQNTLVLRSRTWERLKFEVEYSRQRGTTANSYLIQADKIALIDPPGESFTTIYLDQLAQNLDLTRLDYIILGHVNPNRSATLKELLAQAPQVTLICSRPAANVLKATFPEWESRIQAVRWEDSLDLGQGHRLNFITVPTPRWPDGLCTYDTATKILYTDKFFGAHICEDTLFDEDWKQLDGERRYYFDCLHAPQAKQVEVALDKLAGLGARFYAPAHGPVIRYSLSRFTHDYRQWCQAQKSQDLSVALLYASAYGNTATVANAIAQGLIENGINVESINCELADPTEITRIIEASDGFIIGSPTLGGHAPTQIQTALGIVLSTAAKTKLAGVFGSYGWSGEAIDLIESKLKDANYRLGFETIRVRFSPTPETLQECQTAGANFAQTLKKTKKLRNTRQAVTESQIDRTEQAVGRIIGSLCVVTTRDQDTHKGILTSWISQATFNPPGIMLAVAQEQNADLMRHPGDRFVLNILKEGRNVRRYFSRQSTLGDNPFANLGTKTAENGCLILTEALAYLECTVKNQLQCGDRWLIYAVVDQGEVLENEGVTAIEHRKSGSYF; this is encoded by the coding sequence ATGACTATCTCCACTCCTATTCGCCCCAGAGATGTACAGGTTGCAGAAATTGGTCAGAATACACTCGTATTGCGATCGCGTACTTGGGAAAGATTAAAATTTGAGGTTGAGTATTCCCGTCAACGGGGAACTACAGCCAATTCTTATCTCATCCAAGCTGACAAAATCGCTTTAATTGATCCTCCCGGTGAATCTTTTACGACGATTTACCTAGACCAATTAGCCCAAAATCTCGATTTGACGCGTCTTGATTATATTATTCTCGGTCACGTCAACCCTAACCGTAGTGCAACATTAAAGGAATTGCTGGCACAAGCACCCCAAGTTACCTTGATTTGTTCTCGTCCGGCGGCTAATGTTCTCAAAGCTACTTTTCCGGAATGGGAATCCCGCATTCAAGCTGTGCGCTGGGAAGACAGTCTAGATTTAGGACAGGGACATCGGCTGAATTTTATCACTGTCCCGACTCCCCGATGGCCGGATGGACTTTGTACTTACGATACTGCTACCAAAATCCTCTACACAGATAAGTTTTTTGGCGCACATATCTGCGAAGATACCCTATTTGATGAAGACTGGAAACAGTTAGACGGGGAACGTCGTTATTACTTTGACTGTCTCCATGCACCCCAAGCCAAACAGGTAGAAGTTGCCTTAGATAAATTAGCAGGGTTGGGAGCGAGATTTTATGCACCAGCTCATGGCCCCGTAATTCGCTATAGCCTCAGTCGTTTTACTCACGACTACCGCCAATGGTGTCAAGCACAGAAATCTCAGGATTTAAGTGTGGCGTTGTTGTATGCTTCCGCCTATGGAAATACAGCAACTGTAGCGAATGCGATCGCTCAAGGTTTAATTGAAAATGGCATCAATGTTGAGTCTATCAACTGCGAACTAGCCGACCCTACAGAAATTACCCGCATCATCGAAGCTAGCGATGGTTTTATTATCGGTTCTCCCACCCTCGGCGGTCATGCCCCAACCCAAATTCAAACCGCTTTGGGTATAGTCCTCTCCACAGCTGCGAAAACTAAATTAGCTGGAGTATTTGGTTCCTATGGTTGGAGTGGTGAAGCCATTGATTTAATCGAAAGTAAACTCAAAGATGCCAATTATCGTTTAGGGTTTGAAACCATTCGGGTACGCTTTAGCCCCACACCAGAGACACTACAAGAGTGTCAGACAGCTGGAGCGAACTTTGCTCAAACCTTGAAAAAGACCAAAAAACTCCGCAATACCCGCCAAGCCGTCACAGAATCCCAAATCGACCGGACTGAACAAGCCGTAGGACGAATTATTGGGTCTTTGTGCGTCGTCACCACACGCGACCAAGACACCCACAAAGGCATTTTAACTTCTTGGATCTCACAAGCCACCTTTAACCCACCAGGAATTATGCTGGCTGTAGCTCAAGAACAGAATGCAGATTTAATGCGTCATCCTGGGGATAGATTTGTGTTGAATATCCTGAAAGAAGGTAGAAATGTCAGGCGTTATTTTTCCCGTCAAAGTACATTAGGGGATAATCCCTTTGCTAACCTGGGGACTAAAACTGCTGAAAACGGTTGTTTGATTCTGACAGAGGCATTAGCCTATTTGGAATGTACAGTAAAAAATCAACTTCAATGTGGCGATCGCTGGTTAATTTATGCTGTAGTTGATCAAGGCGAAGTGTTAGAAAATGAGGGCGTTACTGCTATAGAACATCGCAAATCAGGCAGCTATTTTTAA
- the pdxR gene encoding MocR-like pyridoxine biosynthesis transcription factor PdxR has translation MDFAITIDPHASLPLHRQVYEELRQAILSGRLAPGQKLPSTRTLSQFLSISRATVTQSYEQLLSEGYLETILGSGTFVCRQLPDDLLNTAPVQSPSQPTASSVSLSTYGQNLSDKGFFRLPEPELEINFSYGRPAFDRFPIDLWRKLLARHCRSNPSVLDYTVYSMGYQPLRQAIASYLARSRAVQCSAEQIMIVGGSQQGLDLITRLFIDRGDGIALEEPGHLGARRAFLAQGASLFPIPVDQSGLIVNSLKTSIIPNLKLVYVTPSHQFPTGAVLSLPRRLELLTWAQKSGVMIIEDDYDSEYRYGERPIPALQGLDQGNSVIYLGTFSKVLFPALRLGYLVVPHNLVPIFARAKWLADRQCSLLAQYALTDFITEGHLERHIRRMRSLYDQRRQTLVQSLLFYCGDLVTIVGENAGMHLMIKIHTHLCDEEIIQRAAQAGVGIVAAYPNYLKHSPGSEFILGYAELNESQITEGVSRLAQVIIGKSDDN, from the coding sequence ATGGATTTTGCCATTACTATTGACCCACACGCATCTTTACCTCTGCATCGCCAAGTGTACGAGGAATTGCGCCAGGCGATTCTCTCAGGTAGATTAGCACCAGGTCAAAAACTACCTTCCACCAGAACACTCTCTCAATTTCTCAGTATTTCCCGCGCTACTGTTACTCAAAGCTATGAACAATTACTTAGTGAGGGTTATCTAGAAACAATTTTGGGTTCAGGAACTTTTGTTTGTCGGCAACTTCCTGATGATTTACTCAATACTGCACCTGTTCAGTCACCATCACAACCAACCGCTTCATCAGTATCTTTATCAACTTATGGTCAAAATCTGAGTGACAAAGGATTTTTTCGCTTGCCAGAACCAGAATTGGAAATTAACTTTAGCTATGGAAGACCAGCATTTGACAGGTTTCCTATAGACCTGTGGCGCAAGTTATTAGCTCGTCATTGTCGCTCAAATCCCAGTGTGCTTGATTATACTGTTTACTCAATGGGTTATCAACCATTAAGGCAGGCGATCGCTTCTTATCTGGCTCGTTCTAGGGCTGTTCAGTGTAGTGCAGAGCAAATCATGATTGTGGGTGGTTCTCAGCAAGGACTTGACTTAATTACACGGCTTTTCATTGACAGGGGTGATGGGATTGCACTAGAAGAACCGGGTCATTTAGGGGCAAGAAGGGCTTTTTTAGCGCAAGGAGCTAGTTTATTTCCTATACCTGTAGATCAATCTGGCTTAATCGTTAACAGTCTAAAAACAAGTATAATTCCCAACCTTAAACTTGTTTATGTTACTCCGTCTCACCAATTTCCGACAGGAGCAGTGTTATCACTTCCCCGCAGGCTGGAGTTATTAACTTGGGCGCAGAAATCAGGAGTGATGATTATTGAAGATGACTATGATAGCGAATATCGTTATGGTGAGCGTCCCATCCCAGCGTTGCAAGGATTAGACCAAGGTAACTCAGTGATTTATCTGGGTACATTTTCCAAGGTACTATTTCCGGCTTTGCGTTTGGGTTATTTAGTTGTGCCACACAATTTAGTACCTATCTTTGCCCGTGCCAAATGGCTAGCAGACAGGCAATGTAGTTTATTAGCACAGTATGCCCTGACTGATTTTATTACAGAAGGACATCTAGAACGCCATATCAGAAGGATGCGATCGCTATACGACCAACGACGGCAAACTTTGGTACAGTCTTTGTTGTTTTATTGTGGCGATTTAGTCACGATTGTGGGAGAAAATGCCGGAATGCACCTCATGATCAAAATACACACCCATCTTTGTGATGAAGAAATCATCCAGCGTGCAGCCCAGGCCGGAGTAGGTATTGTTGCGGCATATCCCAACTATTTAAAACATAGTCCTGGAAGTGAATTTATTTTGGGATATGCCGAACTAAATGAGTCTCAAATTACGGAAGGAGTGAGCCGACTAGCTCAAGTGATCATTGGTAAATCAGATGATAATTAA
- a CDS encoding pyridoxamine 5'-phosphate oxidase family protein, giving the protein MSQQKAPSQRTTVKRVPQRGNYERETIYQVLDEGLVCHVGFVAEGQPFVIPTAYGRVNDTLYIHGSPASRMLRTLQQGIDVCVTVTLLDGLVLARSAFHHSMNYRSVVVFGTATIVEDTEQKLAALKAFTEHVINGRWEEVRSPNRHELAGTLVLSLPLAEASAKLRTGGPLDDEADYQLSVWAGVIPLKLTATTPIPDSRLHPSIKIPTYISNYTR; this is encoded by the coding sequence ATGTCTCAACAAAAAGCTCCCAGTCAAAGAACAACTGTTAAGCGTGTACCCCAAAGAGGAAACTATGAACGTGAAACGATTTATCAAGTCTTGGATGAAGGATTAGTCTGTCATGTAGGTTTTGTCGCTGAAGGACAACCTTTTGTCATTCCCACAGCTTACGGAAGAGTAAATGACACCTTGTATATTCATGGCTCACCTGCTAGTCGGATGCTCAGAACCCTACAACAAGGTATCGATGTCTGCGTTACTGTAACTTTGTTGGATGGGTTAGTATTGGCACGTTCGGCGTTTCACCACTCCATGAATTATCGTTCAGTTGTAGTGTTTGGTACAGCCACTATAGTAGAAGATACTGAACAAAAATTAGCTGCCCTCAAAGCATTTACAGAACACGTCATTAATGGCAGATGGGAAGAAGTGCGATCGCCTAATCGTCACGAATTAGCCGGAACTCTTGTATTATCTCTACCTCTAGCAGAAGCATCTGCAAAACTTCGTACTGGTGGACCTCTTGATGATGAAGCTGATTATCAACTATCTGTATGGGCTGGGGTAATTCCCTTAAAATTAACTGCCACTACACCCATCCCTGATTCTCGGTTGCATCCAAGTATCAAAATACCTACATATATCAGTAACTACACCAGATAA
- a CDS encoding pyridoxamine 5'-phosphate oxidase family protein — MAKVFDCITEQLQNFIAAQHLFFVGSAPLSPDGHVNLSPKGLDCLRLLSPHQVAYLDLTGSGNETSAHLEENGRITLMFCAFEEPPCILRLYGQGKTILPTSPDWYDLYSLFPQIPGTRQIILVDVERVQTSCGFGVPLYEYKGQRQTLVNWADKKGEQGIKDYQQQKNVVSIDGLPTSLSKMP; from the coding sequence ATGGCTAAAGTTTTTGACTGTATTACAGAACAACTGCAAAACTTTATAGCAGCCCAGCATCTGTTTTTTGTTGGTTCAGCGCCCCTGAGTCCTGATGGTCATGTTAACCTCTCCCCTAAAGGATTGGATTGTTTGCGGCTGCTTTCTCCCCATCAAGTAGCCTACTTAGATTTAACAGGTAGTGGCAACGAAACTTCAGCCCATCTAGAAGAAAACGGGCGGATTACTTTAATGTTTTGCGCTTTTGAAGAACCGCCATGTATTTTACGTCTCTACGGACAAGGAAAAACAATTTTACCAACTTCCCCAGATTGGTATGACTTGTATTCCTTGTTTCCCCAAATACCAGGAACTCGTCAAATTATCCTTGTTGACGTGGAACGTGTGCAGACATCCTGTGGTTTTGGTGTCCCACTTTATGAATATAAAGGTCAACGACAGACTCTAGTTAATTGGGCTGATAAAAAAGGAGAACAGGGAATTAAAGACTATCAGCAGCAAAAAAATGTTGTGAGTATTGATGGTTTACCAACTTCACTCAGTAAAATGCCCTAA
- the tnpA gene encoding IS200/IS605 family transposase, with product MAYKSTARSISDLKAHLVLTTKYRKKVITPAMLIRLGESVNHISQKWGCEVVEFNGESDPSGSQSLQAGKPVQRAAHHVHLLFRYYPQMQLSKFVNALKSYTSQQIRKEFLMEIRRVYWGKPVFWNSAYFIASCGGVTVEVLKQYVQNQDSSTCAQDQLAIPHPPHSPRQPSG from the coding sequence ATGGCTTATAAATCAACCGCTAGGTCTATCTCTGACCTAAAAGCACATCTGGTTTTGACCACCAAGTACCGCAAGAAAGTAATCACACCTGCAATGCTAATTCGATTGGGTGAATCGGTTAATCACATATCCCAGAAATGGGGTTGTGAAGTCGTTGAATTTAATGGCGAAAGTGACCCTTCGGGTTCGCAGTCGCTTCAAGCCGGGAAACCCGTCCAACGCGCTGCTCACCATGTTCACCTGTTATTCCGCTACTATCCCCAAATGCAACTATCGAAGTTTGTCAACGCCTTAAAATCTTACACAAGTCAACAAATTCGTAAAGAGTTTTTGATGGAGATTAGGCGCGTTTATTGGGGTAAACCCGTGTTTTGGAATAGTGCTTACTTCATTGCCTCGTGCGGTGGGGTGACTGTCGAGGTTCTAAAACAATACGTGCAGAATCAAGACTCCTCGACTTGCGCCCAAGACCAATTGGCGATTCCTCACCCACCCCACTCACCCCGTCAACCTAGCGGTTGA
- a CDS encoding helix-turn-helix transcriptional regulator: MTLRESLGLTQRQIAEAVGVTDQTVSNWERGVHTPRLTLRQTIKLCKITRSTVENLADLFEPEKD; encoded by the coding sequence ATGACGCTAAGAGAGTCTCTAGGACTCACTCAAAGACAAATAGCAGAGGCAGTAGGCGTTACTGATCAAACTGTTTCCAACTGGGAACGCGGAGTTCATACTCCGCGACTTACGCTAAGGCAAACCATCAAACTTTGCAAAATCACAAGATCCACAGTTGAAAATTTGGCCGATTTATTTGAACCAGAGAAAGATTAG
- a CDS encoding RNA-guided endonuclease InsQ/TnpB family protein, which translates to MRIAYQYRLRPTKQQIATFEQWLELCRRQYNYRLGERFNWWEQNRCDIDRCSLEVCHLPRLKDKPSYYSQKRELTNTKTLFSDYKELPSHTLQDVIARVEKTFDRWLKGDSNGEQRGLGVSPSRATANPKGKKSGRPRFKGKGRYRSLAFPDPIKPEHIQGKFIQLPKIGKIKMILHRPIPDGFKIKTATITCKADGWYISLSLEDVTVPSTKTYVIPALDNTVGIDMGLKSFLVTSDNQEVEIPQHYRKSEKRLKRLQRQLSRKNKRSNRRKKAIKRVAKVHLKVANQRKDFHYKTAIWLLTKSQVIAHENLNIKGLAKSMLAKSVNDAGWGQFLQILNTKAASAGCLVVAVNPNGTSQECSDCGATVPKVLADRWHSCQCGASYDRDHNAARNIKHRAAGHPVLQSSGNVRRVAGSH; encoded by the coding sequence ATGCGAATAGCCTACCAGTACCGTCTACGTCCAACCAAGCAACAGATAGCCACGTTTGAACAATGGCTAGAATTGTGCCGTCGTCAATATAATTATCGACTTGGTGAACGGTTCAACTGGTGGGAGCAAAATCGATGTGACATTGATCGTTGTTCATTGGAAGTTTGTCATCTGCCACGGTTAAAAGATAAGCCCAGTTACTACAGCCAAAAGCGCGAATTAACAAACACCAAAACTCTGTTTTCTGACTATAAAGAACTTCCCTCACATACGCTACAGGACGTAATCGCACGGGTTGAAAAGACATTTGACCGTTGGCTTAAGGGCGATAGTAATGGTGAGCAGCGCGGTCTTGGGGTCTCCCCAAGTAGAGCGACTGCGAACCCGAAGGGTAAAAAATCAGGTCGTCCACGGTTTAAAGGCAAAGGGCGTTACCGTTCATTAGCGTTTCCCGACCCCATCAAACCAGAACACATACAGGGTAAATTCATTCAGTTACCCAAAATCGGCAAGATAAAGATGATTTTGCACCGTCCTATTCCTGACGGCTTCAAAATCAAAACCGCCACGATTACCTGTAAAGCTGACGGCTGGTATATCAGTCTTAGTTTGGAAGATGTGACAGTGCCTAGCACTAAAACTTATGTCATCCCCGCGCTGGATAACACTGTGGGTATTGACATGGGGCTGAAATCATTCTTGGTGACGAGTGACAACCAGGAAGTAGAAATCCCCCAACATTACCGCAAATCCGAGAAGAGATTGAAGCGGTTACAGCGTCAATTATCACGCAAAAACAAAAGGTCAAATCGTCGTAAAAAAGCGATTAAACGTGTTGCCAAAGTTCATTTAAAAGTCGCTAATCAGCGTAAAGATTTTCATTATAAAACTGCAATATGGTTATTAACTAAATCTCAAGTCATCGCACATGAAAACCTAAACATCAAAGGACTAGCAAAGTCCATGCTTGCTAAGTCCGTGAATGATGCTGGATGGGGTCAATTTCTACAAATTCTCAACACCAAGGCTGCAAGTGCTGGGTGTTTGGTAGTAGCGGTAAACCCTAACGGCACAAGTCAAGAGTGTTCTGACTGCGGGGCGACAGTTCCCAAGGTGCTTGCTGACCGATGGCACAGTTGCCAGTGTGGTGCTAGTTACGACCGTGACCACAACGCGGCGCGAAATATAAAACACAGAGCGGCGGGGCATCCCGTTCTTCAAAGCTCAGGAAATGTCCGACGGGTTGCCGGGAGTCACTGA
- a CDS encoding GNAT family N-acetyltransferase, translated as MKDWGLQDDMGVAATLVSSNQSVGAAWLRLLTRENPGYGYVHNRTPELAIALLPEYRSQGIGNQLLTHLIAAAKVVYPAISLSIRKSNPALRLYQRLGWEIIPGSETINRVGGISLKMKLDFYERK; from the coding sequence GTGAAAGACTGGGGATTACAAGATGACATGGGCGTTGCTGCTACCTTAGTCAGTAGCAATCAGTCTGTCGGTGCTGCATGGTTACGTTTACTGACTAGGGAAAATCCAGGGTATGGTTATGTTCACAATCGCACCCCTGAACTAGCGATCGCACTTCTCCCAGAATACCGCAGTCAAGGCATAGGAAACCAATTACTCACTCATTTAATAGCAGCCGCCAAAGTTGTTTATCCTGCTATATCACTCAGCATCAGAAAATCAAATCCAGCGTTACGTTTATATCAACGACTGGGTTGGGAAATCATTCCTGGTAGTGAAACCATCAACCGAGTCGGTGGTATATCTTTAAAGATGAAACTTGACTTCTATGAACGCAAATAG